In bacterium, the following proteins share a genomic window:
- a CDS encoding DUF559 domain-containing protein, whose translation MKIHYNPKLKTYARELRKQGVLSEVLLWKYLRSRKMNGYQFMRQKPIGEYIVDFYCSKLKLVIEI comes from the coding sequence ATGAAGATTCATTACAATCCGAAATTGAAAACTTACGCCAGAGAACTTAGAAAGCAAGGGGTTTTATCCGAAGTATTGCTTTGGAAGTATTTGAGAAGCAGAAAGATGAATGGCTATCAGTTTATGAGACAAAAGCCTATTGGGGAGTATATTGTTGATTTTTATTGTAGTAAACTAAAACTGGTAATTGAAATTG